The genomic stretch GCGCGACCGGACGCACGCCACGGTGGCGCGGATCGCGCGCGAGACGGGCATCCCGGCGGCGGCGCATTTGACCTGTGTCGAGGCGACGCGCGACGAGGTCGACGCGGTGGCCGAGGCCTATTGGGCGGCGGGGGTGCGGCATATCGTGGCGCTGCGCGGCGATCCCCCGCGCGCGGGGGAGAAATACCAGACGCATCCGGGCGGCTATGAGAATGCCGCCGACCTCGTCGCGGGGCTGCGCCGGCTGCACCCGTTCGAGATTTCGGTGAGCGCCTATCCCGAATGCCACCCCGATTCGCCGAGCAAACAGGCCGATCTCGACAATCTGAAGCGCAAGATCGATGCCGGCGCCAACCGCGCGATCACGCAATTCTTCTTCGAGCCCGAGACCTTCCTGCGCTTTCGCGACGATGCGGCGGCGGCGGGGATCGACGCCGAGATCGTGCCGGGGATCATGCCGGTGACCAACTATGCCGCGATCCAGCGGATGGCGGCGATGTGCGGGACCGAGGTGCCGGCATGGCTGGGGCGGCTGTTCGACGGGCTCGAGGACCATCCCGCCGCGCGCCAGTTGGTCGCGGCGACGCTGACCGCGGAATTGTGCCGCAAGCTCTATGCGGGGGGCGTGCGGCAGTTCCACTTCTACACGCTCAACCGCGCCGAGCTGAGCTACGCGATCTGCCATTTGCTGGGGGTGCGGGCGAAGCCGGGGGCCGTGGCGGCGGCGGCATAGACAAATGCACCCCCTGCCCGCTTGCGGGAGGGGGCAGGGGGTGGGCCCACGCTCTCCTCCTGACGACACGCTTGTTGATGGCGGGGGCCCCCCCCCCAACCCCCTCCCGCAAGCGGGCAGGGGGAGAGGAAGAGAATGATGACACCACGCGAGACTT from Sphingomonas hengshuiensis encodes the following:
- the metF gene encoding methylenetetrahydrofolate reductase, which encodes MTFVDPLAAPLFADVAGDIDISFEFFPPKSEKMEAALWESIETLGPLGPRFVSVTYGAGGTTRDRTHATVARIARETGIPAAAHLTCVEATRDEVDAVAEAYWAAGVRHIVALRGDPPRAGEKYQTHPGGYENAADLVAGLRRLHPFEISVSAYPECHPDSPSKQADLDNLKRKIDAGANRAITQFFFEPETFLRFRDDAAAAGIDAEIVPGIMPVTNYAAIQRMAAMCGTEVPAWLGRLFDGLEDHPAARQLVAATLTAELCRKLYAGGVRQFHFYTLNRAELSYAICHLLGVRAKPGAVAAAA